ATGGATCTTTGATGGAGATATGTATATTTGTTGATTTTTTGCAATGCGGGTGGttttaaatttgttaaattcttcAATAGGCCGGCCCATTGtagaaaatagggggggggggggtcagcctAGTGATTTTTGCATTCTTCCCTATGATTGCAATAAAGGGAACGGCCACGTGATGGCAGAAGAGTCCCATCCACATGCATTACAGTCATAATATTTTGCATTAATGGGAACAGTCATATAATCTGGTGGCAGCCTTTGCCTTTCTTGCATTGGGTTCTATGACTATAATGCATGTGGATGGGACTCTGCTGCCcatagatttcagaggaaggaatgggcaataagaataatagtagtagtagtaataataataataatgaataatccCCAGGCTGTCCTTTcacctcctttaaaaaaaccccaaaatgaaGGCTTTTAGATTCCTATAGGTGGTGTTCAGTCTGGCCAAGGCAGGCAAAGGCAGCACCCGATCCTTCCCGGCAGAGGGACATCCAGCCATCGACAGATAGGATTGAGAGAGGAATAGATATGTCATAGGagttggaaagggacccccaaagaccatccagtccaaccccgttctttTTGCCGCAAAAACTTTGAATAGCAATTACGGATACTAGTATCGACGACTACTACTACCcacagagaaaagtgggatataaataatgatacagaacatatagtAATGATGACGATGCAGATGTAATTTTGAACCAtatcaaaaggaaaataaatgacgGCCATGTTAAACCACTCTGAAAAGCAGTTTTTATTATGAGTCCAATTCTACATGCTACATTTGCCAAAACATTCCAATTtgtatgataataatagtatttctATCTAAGCTGGGGGAAAGTGCGAAGGAGAGCAAGGGAACAAGctaagggggggggaggggagaagccaagagacagagacagagagggcAACACACGGCGACACGACTCAGCCTCGAAAGGGGCTCGCTCCTCTTCCGGCTGGCTTTCCCTTGTTGCTTTACTTCTTCCTGCCGCCTCTTTCCTTGAGGGCCAAGTGGATCACCGATCCGCTGCTCATGTTGTAGTAAGCCAGCGAGTTGGAATCCTTGATGAAAATGCCCTGCAAAaagacaccacacacacacacactcaagggTTAGTCTCAGCCTGTGGTGGAGTTCCAGGCCCAGAGAAGCAGATGCAAAGACAGAAATCCCCTGGAGAGCCTTCCCATTTCCTCACCTCAAACTGGAGCTTCTGCTTCCCGGCTGGCATCCCGGTGGCTTCATGGATCTTGACTTTAATGACAGAGACCTAAGAGACAGGGAATGGGTGAGGTCAGCCAAACTGCACCTTGAGGGATGCCCTCACCAAAGCCACTCGTCTAGAAATGTTCTAGGTCACCCAAGATTGCTCTCTAAGGAGGCTCTAGGTCCCTGGGATTCCTTTCTAGGCTCTTCCAAAATACCCTCCTAGGCATTGCCAACATCTACCAAGATTTCGTCCTCCACCATACCTCTCTAGCAATGTATTAGGTCTCCCAAGAGAACATTCTAGCAATGTTCTAGGTCACCCAAGAGAAAGTTCTAGCATTGTCTAGGTCCTCTGGGGGAACTGTTCTGGTCCTCCAGGATACATGTCTGGGAGGGTTCTAGATCACCCAAGGTCCCCTTACCTGGTCTGAGAGCGGGAGGGTGAAGACCAGCACCTGGCCGTTGAGCTTCCATTCGGTCTTGTCCTGCATGTTGGGGACCTGGACCTTGACAGTGACGGGGCCCTAAGAAGGGAAGGGGCACAGTTAAGGGAGTGGGAAACCCGGGGAAGGTTCCCTCTCCAGTCCTGGGCGCTGTGGGGCCTGGCGCACCTTGTTCCTGCGCAGGAACTCCTCCTCGGGCATCAGGCTGTCCTCCGACTTGAGCTTCTTGGAGGCCGGCTCGTCTTCCATGGGTGGAGGAGGGTGGACTGGGGGCATCGGGGCGGGAGCGCTGACGGGGGCCACTGGGGGAGCCGGGACAAACGCTGGGAAAGGCAGAGAATGAAGAACACGTCACTGAGTGTCCCCCCTCCCTCGACCTGGGCTATCCATCAATGCTATCGACACACAGATACACGGAAGAAGAGGAAGTGAAGGCATGCACATGAGGGTCTCGGCTAGCGGCTGACCccttgaaaggggggggggggtcacacaaGGACACTCAAGGAGCAATTACCTGGGCTGCTGACCGGTCCCTGTCTGTATCCTAGATTGCAAAAATTAGGTAGAATTAGTCAACTGAGAACAAGAAAAATAAGAAGATGAACGCTATTTCAACTCCCAGGCTTGTTGGTCCTTTAAGAGGCCAAAGGCCTGGGTTGGAGTTCACACCCGGCTGTAGAATCCCATTAAGTCCCAAAGGAATTTGGGGAGAGAGCTGGTGAAATTCTGCCTCTCCAGAGGTGGCGTGGGGCACTGACCTGTGGGCACAATCATGGGCGGGGGCCGTGGGGCCATGATGGGGGGCGCGGAGGGCGGCATGGGCACCACGTTGATGCGCGGGGCATGGAGGATGGGGGGCATGGAGGCCGCAATCACAGAGCCCGGGGGGAGGCGCACCACCGAGGCCATGGGGGGCCGGGGCATCACTGGCACTGCGCTCACCACCGTCGTGCGCAGGGGGGGCGGCATCTGtgggcagacacacacacacacacaactaagcAGGGCTCAGTCTCCACAATAGCAGCTAGAAGAAGACTCTGTATGTATGTCTGCATGTGTATGCATCCCTTCCCTGGCTCCCCTCTTGCACTCACCGCGGGGGGCCGTGGCATGGCGGAGATGGGGGGTCCTCCGGTGGGGAGGAGGCTGGGGGCGGAGGTGGGGGGCCCCAGCGGGTGGGGGTGGGCCTGGGCCTGGGGCAGCGGGGGCTGGGCCGGCGGGGCCATCTCGCTGGGCTTGCTGGGCCCAATCTTCTCCTTGCTGTCGTCCTCGGGCACCAGCCCCTTGGCCTTGTGGATGGCCTCAATCTGCTCCTGGAGGGTGATGTTCGCCTGGGCCGCCTGCTGCGTCCGCGCCATGCTCCCCGAGTGCCCGTCCCACGTCACCTGCACACAACAGCCGCCATCAACAAAACACTTCCGtctcacaacagcagcagcagcagcaacactcTGGGCTCGGGACGTACCTTCTCCTCCGGCTTCTGGATCTCTTCTTCCCCGATCTTCTTCCCGATGGCGGTCTCCTCCACACCAAAAATGTCGGTACGGCGCTCAGCCAGCTGCTTCAAGCTGCTCTCAATGTCCAGGCCTAGATACATTCCGAGAAATCAATTCCTAGAAGCATACTTTCACCCTTCTCTAGCTGAGAAGGCCCACTTGCTCCCTCTACCTCCTCCCAGCTCCAGCTTCCCGGACCCACCTGGGGCGTAGACCTCGTCGTCGGTCTGCTTCTCCCGGAGGGAGCGGTCCCTCTGCTCCAGCCAGCGGGGGTCCAGCAGCCCAATGCGCATGTGCTCCTGCATCTTGCTGGCGGGAATCTTCTCCCCAGTGATGGGGGACACCAGGTACTCGTCTGCAGCCGGCGCCGGGGGCAGAGGCTTGGAGGCTGCAAGGCAGGGAAGAAGCAAGGCCACCAGTCAGCGCCGCcaccacctccctccctccctccctcccgcccgtcGGGACGTAGGCCTTACCTTTCGGGTCGTAATCCTTCCGGACAATGACCTGGTCGGGGGtcggaggcagaggaggaggcatCGGAGCCTCCGGGGGGAGAGGCGCCTTCTGGCCCTCGTCTTCATCGTCGGAGCCCTTCAAAATCAAAAAGGAATTAACCACAGGGCATTGGAATGCTTCTCTGTCTGGGTGGCTTTAAATTGACGTGGGTTTTTagtgtgagttgcttgatgaAGGGATTGAAGATCAGTCGAGGTATTGAAGAGACCGAGGGATTTACaatcagtttggggggggggggggggctggggtggtttttaactttggatttcttttcaatccaaaataaatataatcataatcATTATCGATTTCTCTATCTtgccatccatctatccatgcaTCCAGGCATCCTCTCGCTCTGACCTCGTCCATGTCTTGGACCTGGGTGTCCTGGTCGGGGGGCGCAGGGGCCTCCTGGGGGCCCTTCTCGGGCTTCTCGCCGCCCTCCTCCTCGTCCGACTCCACTTCCATCTCCACCTCCTCGCTCTCCCCAAACTTCTCGTAGCGCTCCTGGATCAGGATCCGGGCGCCCAGCTCCTCCGGGGTCGTCGGAGGTGGAAAGTTCCCTGCggcaaagaaagagagagacatttTCTTGTCAGAGACAGAcataaagtgggatacaaataacaacaacaatatattcgaataaaatatattaacaaTATAAAAAGACCATATATATTTGGATAACCCAATATGTTATTTTGatcaagtctacttcatttttgtctcttgagggcATGACATAaagcaagttgttttatgggagaagaaatatatttttgggcactggAAAACACTTCTGGACACTGTTTTTTAatgcactggcaaaatctctTTTTTTCTTAACAGATGAGcaataacaggttattcagtctaacaactgaaaccattacaTTGCATAATCATATCTAAAATAAGAGTAATATGAATGCAATGTCACATTGAAAGAACCAAGGAACACTCAGATGTCCCTTTGCAGTCAAGGTCCCTCTCCCCACCCACCTTGCTCCGAGGGCTGGAAGTCCACGGTCTCCACAACGACAAAGTCGTGCCAGTCGATCTGGGCGTAGGCCACTCTCTCgcgctccttctcctcctcctccttctttcgcTCTCGCTCCTGGAACTTGGCCCACTCCACTCGGTAGCAGGCCTGGTCCAGCACCTCCTTGGGGTTCTCCGCTTCCTTCTTCAGCTTGGTGATCAGGCCCTTGGGTGGGATCAGGATCTGAAGGAAAgagaatatatttaaaatacgGTTAAATTTGTTGGGCGCTCTCCCCTCCAAATCCTGACCAGGGCTGGCTGAACTGAGCAACCCAAAATTCCTCTACAGAAACGAAACTGAGAATAAAAAGACATGTTGTATTGCTTTTATGGTGAACCACAAGTCTCTTCTTTTAGAGCAATATAAAGCAGGATACTTCtaatataaaaaaattatatagatatagcatattataatatagtaacagataatacaataaaataataatgtaatgtaacGATTGATGGACCAACTACAACAATTAATGGACACGCTGGAAAGTTTATTGGGCttagttctattttaatgttggtCTGTTCTATGACTCAAAACCCACATATGATAAGTTGGGATTCCAGGGCTCTCCAGACGCCATCCACGCTCCCTGCCCTCCTTGGCTCACCTTGGTATACTGCTCCACCAGTTTGGTGAAGTAGTTGAAGAGGCTGTGCTGGGGACGGAGGAAGTCAAACTGGTAGTTCCTCTGCTCCTTCTGCATCAACTGGGTGAGGAACTGCCTGCCATTGCGGGCCACAAACTGAGCCGTCAGCTTAACCACGTCCAGATCGAAGGCCGAGATGGAAGGGGGGTCGGCGATGAACTCAAACTCCGGTGGGGGCTCCTTGGGCACCACCGTCTCCTGGATGACCTGGACCTGGAGCTGCAGGAGGAACCAGAGGGAAAGGCTGACCTCTCCTCAAGCACTTCCAGGTCGAGGGTGCTGGGCCGGAGTGCGGATTGTAATGCAGGGTTTCTAAACCCAATGGGCCTGCATTAAAGCCCTGTCTGGAACCGCACAAAATCAACACGAGAGAAAAAGAGCATGTGGCCTACAGCCCCTCTTAttacttctcaggaaccatagaggAAAGGAAGGTGCATGTCAGAAGATACATACAAGAagcagtaagcaacaggatcatagagAAAGGAACAttttactagagaaggcttgaggGTTGTTATTTCTAACAAGGGCTGACCTTTTGGGGCAGCTGCTGCTGGGCGCTCTGCTGGGCCTGCATGACCTTGGGGATGGCGGCCGAGGGCTCCTGGGCCTTCCCTTCCTTGAACTCATTGACTTTGTGGCGGTAGTAGGCATGGTAGGGGTCGTTGGGGTTCAGGAAGTTGAACTTGGGGTTGTTGATCTCATTCTGGCGGATGCGGGCCTCGAACTCCGGGCCGTTCCTGAGCAGAGCCAGACAAAGTCAGACATCCCACCTAAAAGCAAAACAAGAAACCCCCTTCCCTGCCCATTACTACGACTATGATTCTTCCCTTTATTTTTCTCCCaatatatttcttctttttttatatcccattttatttATCACTCTCTACGAagattcaaagcagctcacaatgaAAAACATTACACCTTCAGatatacaaatacacaataaaaagtatagcatgatatattatttaatacatcCAGACATGGTCACAACCCTCCCCTTTATTGATTCCTATGAAACAGAAGACAAGCGCTTACCTGGCCACAAAGCTGGCTGTCTTGTCCACGATGTTCCTGACCTCCGGCGGAGGGTAGATGATGCCCACCACCGGTTTGGCGGGCACCGCCTCCTCTTTCGGCTCATCTTCTGGCTGCAATGAGAATGAACGTGACAAAATGGTGGGATAGAACTGAataatcatcaacaacaacaacttaatgaCTTCTAGCCATCCAATGACATtcatggctggggggggggggagggtcaaTCCCAGGCCAAGACTCTTTTTAAGGATTTATTTCCAAGCCCGTGTATCTCCTATCTGTTATTCTAAACACATTTCACTGTGAATAGAGGCAGGATTTGAGGGCGATTGagccacgaaggggactcagggcagcttacaaataatatatacatacaacatattatattgtaattgcacaatataaacattttagattataaacctggctcttccaacaggcctttggcgattgacttccatagcaaaggattgacctgttgcccatttttatttttactg
This genomic interval from Anolis carolinensis isolate JA03-04 chromosome X, rAnoCar3.1.pri, whole genome shotgun sequence contains the following:
- the sf3a1 gene encoding splicing factor 3A subunit 1; amino-acid sequence: MPAGPVQVMAPAQATPPEAKQPEDEPKEEAVPAKPVVGIIYPPPEVRNIVDKTASFVARNGPEFEARIRQNEINNPKFNFLNPNDPYHAYYRHKVNEFKEGKAQEPSAAIPKVMQAQQSAQQQLPQKLQVQVIQETVVPKEPPPEFEFIADPPSISAFDLDVVKLTAQFVARNGRQFLTQLMQKEQRNYQFDFLRPQHSLFNYFTKLVEQYTKILIPPKGLITKLKKEAENPKEVLDQACYRVEWAKFQERERKKEEEEKERERVAYAQIDWHDFVVVETVDFQPSEQGNFPPPTTPEELGARILIQERYEKFGESEEVEMEVESDEEEGGEKPEKGPQEAPAPPDQDTQVQDMDEGSDDEDEGQKAPLPPEAPMPPPLPPTPDQVIVRKDYDPKASKPLPPAPAADEYLVSPITGEKIPASKMQEHMRIGLLDPRWLEQRDRSLREKQTDDEVYAPGLDIESSLKQLAERRTDIFGVEETAIGKKIGEEEIQKPEEKVTWDGHSGSMARTQQAAQANITLQEQIEAIHKAKGLVPEDDSKEKIGPSKPSEMAPPAQPPLPQAQAHPHPLGPPTSAPSLLPTGGPPISAMPRPPAMPPPLRTTVVSAVPVMPRPPMASVVRLPPGSVIAASMPPILHAPRINVVPMPPSAPPIMAPRPPPMIVPTGYRQGPVSSPAFVPAPPVAPVSAPAPMPPVHPPPPMEDEPASKKLKSEDSLMPEEEFLRRNKGPVTVKVQVPNMQDKTEWKLNGQVLVFTLPLSDQVSVIKVKIHEATGMPAGKQKLQFEGIFIKDSNSLAYYNMSSGSVIHLALKERGGRKK